The Caldisericia bacterium DNA segment CGGTAAAGGGACCCAAAGGGACCCTTAAAAGAGAATTTCCTCCTGTTCTCTCGGTAAAGGTAGAAGATTCTAAGATAGTTGTGGAGAGAAACAGTGAAGATAAACAGGTGAGAGCACTTCACGGAACATATAGAGCTTTAATAAACAATATGGTGGAAGGAGTAAGTAAGGGCTTTGAAAAAACTCTCATAATTCATGGTGTAGGTTATAAAGCGCAGCTTACAGGGAAGAAGCTTGTTATAAATCTTGGCTACTCCCATCCCATTGAAATGGAAGCTCCAGAGGGGATAGAGTTTGAAGTGGAGAGAGGAATAAAGATAAAGGTTAAAGGGTTTGATAAGGAACTTGTTGGTCATGTTGCAGCAAAGATCAGGAGACTCAGAAATCCTGACCCATACAAGGCAAAGGGTGTAAGATACGAGGACGAGGTTATTAGAAGAAAACCAGGAAAGGCTCTCGCCAAGGGAACTGGAGCATAAGGAGGAGATATGATTAAACAGGTAAGTAGAAATGAGAAGAGAAAAGCAAGACATAAAAGGATAAGGAAGAAGATCTCTGGAACTTCTTCTCGCCCAAGAGTTTGTATATATAAAAGTCTTAAACACATATACCTTCAGGCAATAGATGATGAGAATGGCCATACCCTGATTTACCTTTCCACTTTAACTCCAGAGATAAGGGAAACTCTTAAGGGAAAGAAGAACAGAGAGGCATACATA contains these protein-coding regions:
- a CDS encoding 50S ribosomal protein L18: MIKQVSRNEKRKARHKRIRKKISGTSSRPRVCIYKSLKHIYLQAIDDENGHTLIYLSTLTPEIRETLKGKKNREAYILLGQKMADLLLEKGIKTIVFDRSGYMYHGNIKALCEEMRKKGIEF
- the rplF gene encoding 50S ribosomal protein L6: MSRIGKKPIPIPKGVEVTIKDREITVKGPKGTLKREFPPVLSVKVEDSKIVVERNSEDKQVRALHGTYRALINNMVEGVSKGFEKTLIIHGVGYKAQLTGKKLVINLGYSHPIEMEAPEGIEFEVERGIKIKVKGFDKELVGHVAAKIRRLRNPDPYKAKGVRYEDEVIRRKPGKALAKGTGA